In Xyrauchen texanus isolate HMW12.3.18 chromosome 13, RBS_HiC_50CHRs, whole genome shotgun sequence, a single genomic region encodes these proteins:
- the LOC127654076 gene encoding islet cell autoantigen 1-like protein isoform X2, translating into MDSYGFSSDMFSGRAVLGEDSSVMARMQKKFWKTKQVLIKATGKKEDEHVVASDADLDAKLGFFRSVQSTCTELLRVIEKYQQRITHLSQEENELGLFLRFQAEHDKTKAGSMMDATSKALCCSAKQRLALCPPLHRMEQEVDTFRRRAIADTLLTVSRMEKARTEYRGALLWMKDVSQELDPDTYKQLEKFRKVQAQVRGTKVQFDKLKNDVCQKVDMLGASRCNMVSHSLCTYQTTLLQYWEKTAHIMSGIHDAFKGYVPYQFTTLKELRDPLDQITSEQPAEDRKEKGKKTHPDNLVSLEDEQLGESSETVSTRAVDGQSRGSDSSLCASLDSGRDLLSEDLHSGEVNEEEGERGDLSFLQDLLSPGATVGTSEFSQAWQDAFGCFEAPPTPVAPDTPASSQAETTNTSTGFLPSQLLDQSLHATGWATPPMFQAPPLQPPPIGGQAHPAQNSPNSLVNAAKGSSRDMSAWFNLFADLDPLSNPDAIGRSDQEILSA; encoded by the exons ATGGACAGCTATGG GTTCTCCAGTGACATGTTCAGCGGCAGAGCTGTTTTGGGGGAGGACAGCTCGGTCATGGCCCGCATGCAGAAGAAGTTCTGGAAGACCAAGCAGGTTCTGATCAAGGCCACAGGGAAAAAGGAAGATGAGCATGTGGTTGCATCTGACGCAGACCTGGATGCTAAACTAGGG TTTTTCCGTTCAGTCCAGAGCACTTGCACAGAGCTTCTGAGAGTGATTGAGAAATACCAGCAAAGAATCACAC ACCTTTCTCAGGAGGAGAATGAGCTTGGGCTGTTCCTGCGCTTCCAGGCAGAGCATGATAAAACAAAAGCAGGCAGTATGATGGACGCCACTAGTAAGGCCCTCTGCTGCTCTGCCAAGCAGAG ACTGGCACTGTGTCCCCCTCTCCATCGAATGGAACAGGAAGTGGACACGTTCCGGAGGAGAGCCATTGCTGACACTTTGCTGACAGTGAGCCGAATGGAGAAAGCCCGGACCGAGTACCGCGGAGCTCTGCTATGGATGAAGGACGTCTCGCAGGAACTGGACCCAGACACCTACAAACAACTGGAGAAATTTCGCAAG GTGCAGGCCCAGGTAAGAGGGACAAAAGTGCAGTTTGATAAACTGAAGAATGACGTGTGTCAGAAAGTGGACATGCTGGGAGCCAGTCGTTGCAACATGGTATCACATTCCTTATGCACATACCAG ACAACGCTCCTACAGTACTGGGAGAAGACCGCACACATTATGTCTGGCATCCACGATGCCTTCAAAGGATATGTTCCCTACCAGTTTACTACCCTCaaa GAACTGAGGGATCCACTGGACCAGATTACCTCTGAACAGCCAGCAGAGGACAGAAAAGAGAAGGGCAAGAAGACACATCCAGACAA TCTTGTTTCACTTGAAGATGAACAGCTGGGTGAATCATCCGAGACTG TTTCTACTCGTGCTGTAGATGGACAAAGTAGAGGATCTGACAGCTCACTATGTGCCAGCCTGGACTCTG GCAGAGATCTGTTGTCTGAGGATTTACACTCCGGTGAGGTGAACGAAGAGGAGGGAGAGAGGGGAGATCTGTCATTCTTGCAGGATCTTCTGAGTCCCGGTGCCACAGTTGGCACTAGTGAGTTCAGTCAAGCGTGGCAGGATGCTTTCGGCTGTTTTGAGGCCCCTCCTACTCCTGTTGCTCCTGATACTCCTGCTTCATCACAGGCAGAAACAACGAACACATCCACTGGCTTCCTGCCATCTCAACTCCTGGACCAAAGCCTCCATGCCACAG GATGGGCGACACCACCCATGTTTCAAGCCCCACCCCTCCAACCACCGCCCATTGGAGGACAAGCTCATCCTGCCCAGAATAGCCCAAACTCTTTGGTTAATG CTGCTAAAGGAAGCTCAAGGGACATGTCTGCCTGGTTCAACCTTTTTGCAGATCTGGACCCTCTGTCCAACCCAGATGCTATTGGACGTAGTGATCAGGAGATCCTCAGTGCCTga
- the LOC127654076 gene encoding islet cell autoantigen 1-like protein isoform X1 translates to MDSYGFSSDMFSGRAVLGEDSSVMARMQKKFWKTKQVLIKATGKKEDEHVVASDADLDAKLGFFRSVQSTCTELLRVIEKYQQRITHLSQEENELGLFLRFQAEHDKTKAGSMMDATSKALCCSAKQRLALCPPLHRMEQEVDTFRRRAIADTLLTVSRMEKARTEYRGALLWMKDVSQELDPDTYKQLEKFRKVQAQVRGTKVQFDKLKNDVCQKVDMLGASRCNMVSHSLCTYQTTLLQYWEKTAHIMSGIHDAFKGYVPYQFTTLKELRDPLDQITSEQPAEDRKEKGKKTHPDNLVSLEDEQLGESSETVSTRAVDGQSRGSDSSLCASLDSALNEQFGHFDEASTDDDLLFMTSDPAPIMTPIPSLTPTLAPTLNPAMPALQPHTLQDATAPPTVQWDLGASHLEKQNALISTVRTEIGRDLLSEDLHSGEVNEEEGERGDLSFLQDLLSPGATVGTSEFSQAWQDAFGCFEAPPTPVAPDTPASSQAETTNTSTGFLPSQLLDQSLHATGWATPPMFQAPPLQPPPIGGQAHPAQNSPNSLVNAAKGSSRDMSAWFNLFADLDPLSNPDAIGRSDQEILSA, encoded by the exons ATGGACAGCTATGG GTTCTCCAGTGACATGTTCAGCGGCAGAGCTGTTTTGGGGGAGGACAGCTCGGTCATGGCCCGCATGCAGAAGAAGTTCTGGAAGACCAAGCAGGTTCTGATCAAGGCCACAGGGAAAAAGGAAGATGAGCATGTGGTTGCATCTGACGCAGACCTGGATGCTAAACTAGGG TTTTTCCGTTCAGTCCAGAGCACTTGCACAGAGCTTCTGAGAGTGATTGAGAAATACCAGCAAAGAATCACAC ACCTTTCTCAGGAGGAGAATGAGCTTGGGCTGTTCCTGCGCTTCCAGGCAGAGCATGATAAAACAAAAGCAGGCAGTATGATGGACGCCACTAGTAAGGCCCTCTGCTGCTCTGCCAAGCAGAG ACTGGCACTGTGTCCCCCTCTCCATCGAATGGAACAGGAAGTGGACACGTTCCGGAGGAGAGCCATTGCTGACACTTTGCTGACAGTGAGCCGAATGGAGAAAGCCCGGACCGAGTACCGCGGAGCTCTGCTATGGATGAAGGACGTCTCGCAGGAACTGGACCCAGACACCTACAAACAACTGGAGAAATTTCGCAAG GTGCAGGCCCAGGTAAGAGGGACAAAAGTGCAGTTTGATAAACTGAAGAATGACGTGTGTCAGAAAGTGGACATGCTGGGAGCCAGTCGTTGCAACATGGTATCACATTCCTTATGCACATACCAG ACAACGCTCCTACAGTACTGGGAGAAGACCGCACACATTATGTCTGGCATCCACGATGCCTTCAAAGGATATGTTCCCTACCAGTTTACTACCCTCaaa GAACTGAGGGATCCACTGGACCAGATTACCTCTGAACAGCCAGCAGAGGACAGAAAAGAGAAGGGCAAGAAGACACATCCAGACAA TCTTGTTTCACTTGAAGATGAACAGCTGGGTGAATCATCCGAGACTG TTTCTACTCGTGCTGTAGATGGACAAAGTAGAGGATCTGACAGCTCACTATGTGCCAGCCTGGACTCTG CCTTGAATGAACAGTTTGGCCACTTTGATGAAGCTAGCACAGACGATGACCTCCTATTCATGACCTCTGACCCTGCCCCGATCATGACCCCGATCCCTTCCCTAACTCCAACCTTGGCCCCAACCCTAAACCCGGCCATGCCTGCTCTGCAGCCCCACACACTGCAGGATGCCACAGCGCCTCCTACAGTTCAGTGGGATTTAGGTGCCTCACATTTGGAAAAGCAGAACGCATTAATCAGCACTGTACGAACTGAAATAG GCAGAGATCTGTTGTCTGAGGATTTACACTCCGGTGAGGTGAACGAAGAGGAGGGAGAGAGGGGAGATCTGTCATTCTTGCAGGATCTTCTGAGTCCCGGTGCCACAGTTGGCACTAGTGAGTTCAGTCAAGCGTGGCAGGATGCTTTCGGCTGTTTTGAGGCCCCTCCTACTCCTGTTGCTCCTGATACTCCTGCTTCATCACAGGCAGAAACAACGAACACATCCACTGGCTTCCTGCCATCTCAACTCCTGGACCAAAGCCTCCATGCCACAG GATGGGCGACACCACCCATGTTTCAAGCCCCACCCCTCCAACCACCGCCCATTGGAGGACAAGCTCATCCTGCCCAGAATAGCCCAAACTCTTTGGTTAATG CTGCTAAAGGAAGCTCAAGGGACATGTCTGCCTGGTTCAACCTTTTTGCAGATCTGGACCCTCTGTCCAACCCAGATGCTATTGGACGTAGTGATCAGGAGATCCTCAGTGCCTga